One window of Acipenser ruthenus chromosome 17, fAciRut3.2 maternal haplotype, whole genome shotgun sequence genomic DNA carries:
- the LOC117422844 gene encoding otolith matrix protein 1-like: MCLHLLHCSVETEGISEGRKVLGSKPCVTKRRHLASKMNCLRKEIVFFLFSAILSLGSTEQGTIRWCVLTAAELQKCLDFAGNATESNIHNGLQCIRTSSALDCMEKIKEGEADAVTLDRGDIYSAGRCYGLVPAAGECYKNNESLIYYAVAVANKLQDISMETLSNMSSCHSGMKRTAGWVVPVGFLVNRNIITVRNCDFAGAIGSLFKQSCIPGIKDLQYDPLGTNPQNLCEGCGGGGDGQNICANSSFERYFGYAGAFRCLAENKGDVAFVRHSTVFENSDGTNPAPWARDLKAADFKLLCEDGSTAPVWQYTTCNLATVPAHAVMTQVSRRHQVFRFLDNAQKRFGDNAGGFQMFKSSDYGDKDLLFNDATTRLVAVQQSYSSWLGQSFLTALQAFDCEGPCYLEQ, encoded by the exons ATGTGTCTCCACCTACTTCACTGCTCTGTAGAAACTGAAGGTATAAGTGAAGGGAGGAAAGTATTGGGCTCAAAGCCCTGTGTCACAAAGAGAAGGCACCTGGCATCAAAAATGAACTGTCTGAGGAAggagattgttttttttcttttttcagctatCCTGTCTCTGGGGTCAACTGAGCAAGGGACAA TCAGATGGTGTGTGCTGACTGCGGCAGAGCTACAGAAATGCTTGGATTTTGCAGGCAACGCAACTGAGAGCAATATTCACAATGGACTCCAATGTATCAGGACCTCCTCTGCTTTGGACTGTATGGAGAAGATTAAG GAAGGGGAGGCTGATGCTGTTACTTTGGATAGAGGGGACATCTACTCTGCTGGCCGATGTTATGGCCTGGTACCTGCTGCTGGAGAATGCTACAAAAACAATG AAAGTCTCATATATTATGCAGTTGCTGTTGCAAACAAATTACAGGACATTTCCATGGAAACCCTGAGCAACATGAGTTCCTGCCACTCTGGAATGAAGCGCACTGCTGGCTGGGTAGTACCAGTGGGATTCCTGGTTAACAGAAACATCATAACCGTTCGCAACTGTGACTTTGCTGGAG CTATTGGTAGTTTATTTAAACAGAGCTGCATTCCTGGAATTAAAGACCTACAATATGACCCGCTTGGTACTAATCCTCAGAACTTGTGTGAGGgctgcggtggtggtggcgatgGGCAAAACATCTGTGCCAATTCATCTTTTGAACGATACTTTGGGTATGCAGGGGCATTCAG GTGTCTGGCTGAAAATAAAGGAGATGTAGCCTTCGTCCGACACTCCACAGTGTTTGAAAACAGTGATG GTACAAACCCAGCACCCTGGGCTAGAGACCTAAAGGCTGCAGACTTCAAGCTGCTCTGTGAGGATGGATCAACAGCCCCAGTGTGGCAGTACACCACCTGCAATCTGGCCACAGTCCCTGCACATGCTGTCATGACACAAGTTTCCCGACGCCACCAGGTCTTCAGGTTTCTGGATAATGCTCAG AAAAGGTTTGGGGACAATGCAGGAGGTTTCCAGATGTTTAAGTCCTCTGATTATGGAGATAAAGACTTGCTGTTCAATGATGCCACCACAAGGCTTGTAGCAGTGCAACAGAGCTATTCCTCCTGGCTGGGCCAAAGCTTTCTGACAGCTCTGCAGGCTTTTGACTGTGAAG gGCCTTGCTACCTGGAACAATGA